Within the Clostridium scatologenes genome, the region TTCAAGATTTTCAATACTTATGTTAACAATTCTTCTTAAAGTTTCTGGAAGATGAAAAAATCCTGATATATGAGGAGTAATAACAACCCCTGGCGCATCCCATAATCTATGTTCAGGTGGCAGCGGTTCTGGCTGCGTTACATCAAGACCTGCACCACTAATAATTCCATTTTCAAGAGCATCACACAAATCTTCAGTACATATACAGCTTCCTCTTCCCACATTAAGAATGATTGCATCTTTTCTCATTAAATTAAATTTATCCTTATTAAACAAATGGTGAGTATCCTTTGTCCCAGGAAGACTTAAAGCCACTACATCTGCTTTAGGCAAAAGTTCATCCAAAGCTTCCATTGTATATAATTCATCAATATATTCTGGTTTTTCTCCTTTGGTTCTTTTTACTCCTATGGTATAACTTCCAAGTGCCTTCATTTTTCTAGCAAAATCTCCTCCAATGTCACCAAGACCTACAACTAATGTTTTACTTCCTTCTATTGAAGTAACATTTCCTTCATCCTTCCATATATGTTTTTTCTGATTCATATAATATAAATTCAACTTCTTTTTAATTTCGAATAACATACCAAGCATATGTTCAGATATTGCAAGACCATAAGCACCTGATGCATTTGTAAGATATGCTTCTTCAGGAATTACACCAGCTTCGCAATATCCATCAGTACCTGCACTGTTTAACTGAAGCCATTTAAGCTTTTTACTTCCCTTTATGTATTCTGGAGGAACATTTCCAATAATTATATCAGCACTTTTTACAATTTCATCGTTAATTTCTTTAGCTGATATAAAAATATACTCCGCTTCTGGCATCTTTGATTTAAGTTTTTGTTTTTCATCTTCACTTAATGGAATTACAACTAAAACTCTCATGTAATATCACTTCCTTCCAGTACCATTATACTATAAATGTAATTATAAATTTAATAAGCTAAAAACTTTATATTTTCAATTGCATATTATTTCTTTATAGAATTATTACTTACTTTCTTACATAGTTGAATATACTTATTATGAAAAATATTACACTTATTAAAAATACTTCTTTTTATAGAGGATTATATCATATTATGTAGAATAAATATATTATGGGTTCAAATAGCATTAAAGTATTATATAATGCTTATTATTTCTGCAACTTTGTTTCAATAAAATAGGCAACTAGGGTTTGCTTAAATCTCTGTAAACCTATTTCTAATTCAAAAGATATCCATTAGTTAAATGCATCTAATGACGGTGGTAAATTATAAAGGAGACAAAAGAATGAAAAACGATATGATGAAAGCATTATCTCAGCTAAATAGTGAAGAAAAATATGAAAGTATCATAAGCCTTACTTCAACTATTTTAATTGAACATCCAGATGATATCAAAGTTCGCTATTGTCTAGCAATGGCTTATATTGCAAAAGGTGATAAAACTAAGGGATTAAAGCATTTGCAAAATTTAATTACCCAATCATTAAGTACAAATAAAGTAGACAAGCTTCATAGACTATTTGTTAATCAGGTAATATTACAGACAGTACAAATTACAGAACTTACACTCCATGGTGGTGACGTACTTGGAGCAAATACAATTCAAATGGTTAAAGAAGTAAAGCTTTACGCACATAAACTTGGAGAAATGGATCTAGAACATAGTGCTGAAAATATTTTAAAAAGATGGATACATATAAACTCATACAATCATCCAATAGTAGCATTAATTCCTGATTCACCATTAACTCTTCAAGTAGAGCCAACTAATGCCTGTAACTTAAACTGCACTATGTGCCCTCGCAGTAAGATGACCCGCAAGGTGGGATTTATGGATACAGCGGTTTTCGATGAAATGCTTAACGGATGGAAGAATAGAGTAATTATTAAGCAAGTACAGCATTTAATTTTTGGTACTACTTTCCCCATCATAAAAAAAGGTTCCATTAAACTCTTTTTTATGGGTGAACCTTTGATTCACAATCAACTAGATAAATTAATAGAAAGTGGAAAACGGGCTGGTTGTACTGTTGGAATCCAAACTAATGGCATATCCCTTATAAAT harbors:
- a CDS encoding D-2-hydroxyacid dehydrogenase, which gives rise to MRVLVVIPLSEDEKQKLKSKMPEAEYIFISAKEINDEIVKSADIIIGNVPPEYIKGSKKLKWLQLNSAGTDGYCEAGVIPEEAYLTNASGAYGLAISEHMLGMLFEIKKKLNLYYMNQKKHIWKDEGNVTSIEGSKTLVVGLGDIGGDFARKMKALGSYTIGVKRTKGEKPEYIDELYTMEALDELLPKADVVALSLPGTKDTHHLFNKDKFNLMRKDAIILNVGRGSCICTEDLCDALENGIISGAGLDVTQPEPLPPEHRLWDAPGVVITPHISGFFHLPETLRRIVNISIENLEYFKNQQPLKNIVDFKTGYRDNKKKI
- a CDS encoding radical SAM/SPASM domain-containing protein, whose translation is MKNDMMKALSQLNSEEKYESIISLTSTILIEHPDDIKVRYCLAMAYIAKGDKTKGLKHLQNLITQSLSTNKVDKLHRLFVNQVILQTVQITELTLHGGDVLGANTIQMVKEVKLYAHKLGEMDLEHSAENILKRWIHINSYNHPIVALIPDSPLTLQVEPTNACNLNCTMCPRSKMTRKVGFMDTAVFDEMLNGWKNRVIIKQVQHLIFGTTFPIIKKGSIKLFFMGEPLIHNQLDKLIESGKRAGCTVGIQTNGISLINKEVRQKLLSAKPSVIGISLDGINEMSYEAVRQGARLMDICKGLEALYKEREEMNLHRKIWIMISSIIPKWNQPSLERAQKFLEPIRPFVDHIGFIPLSRERDPKFYDENGNITLYSKQPITSVSKLQPLCVEPFTKLNVLWDGSIAPCCYDIDCDMPLGHIKDGIDNVWKSSKIKELQNALLNQDIKKYHLCSLCVGTNKI